One window from the genome of Hippoglossus hippoglossus isolate fHipHip1 chromosome 10, fHipHip1.pri, whole genome shotgun sequence encodes:
- the fam122b gene encoding protein FAM122B — MAQEKMELDLEIPSSLVQTDGHLRRSNSAPMINGLSDNSQVFQREVLRSRRNSTTVVNRPNMVPSSPIRVPSTRLHQIKQEEGVDVMNRETAHEREVQTAMQMSQSWEESLSLSDNDLEKSVSSSPKRIDFVPVSPAPSPTRGLGKKQCFSPSLQILVSSNGLTPSSIPSPTRRFSRRSQSPINCIRASILGPMKRKGGEMETESQPKRLFQGTTTMLSSDISNLSDLSSCHSPDLLDVSLSSVGSSTDSPGKMEGVSHSSSSNSPFASLQDLSPK; from the exons ATGGCCCAAGAGAAGATGGAGCTGGATCTGGAAATTCCATCTTCGTTAGTTCAGACCGATGGACACTTGAGGAGATCCAACAGTGCACCCATGATCAATGGCTTAAG TGATAACTCCCAAGTGTTCCAGAGAGAGGTCCTGCGCAGCCGGAGAAACAGCACTACAGTTGTCAACAGGCCCAACATG GTGCCTTCATCGCCTATTCGTGTCCCCAGCACCAGACTTCACCAGATCAAACAA GAGGAGGGTGTAGATGTGATGAACAGAGAAACTGCTCACGAGCG GGAAGTTCAAACTGCCATGCAGATGAGCCAGTCCTGGGAAGAAAGCCTTAGTCTG AGTGACAATGATTTGGAGAAGTCGGTATCATCGTCTCCAAAGCGCATCGACTTTGTGCCTGTGTCGCCGGCCCCATCCCCAACCAGAGGGCTTGGAAAAAAG CAGTGTTTCTCTCCTTCATTACAAATCCTTGTAAGCAGCAATGGCCTAACACCCAGCTCAATACCCAGCCCGACACGGCGCTTCAG CCGACGCAGTCAAAGCCCTATCAACTGCATCAGAGCCAGCATACTGGGGCCAATGAAACGCAAAG GAGGTGAGATGGAGACGGAGAGTCAACCCAAGAGGCTCTTCCAGGGCACCACCACCATGCTGTCCTCCGACATCTCCAACCTGTCAGATCTGAGTTCTTG TCACTCTCCAGATTTACTGGATGTCAGTCTCAGCAGCGTCGGCTCCTCCACCGACTCCCCAGGCAAAATGGAGGGGGTGTCGCACTCTTCATCCAGCAACTCACCCTTCGCTTCCCTCCAGGATTTGTCCCCAAAATGA
- the mospd1 gene encoding motile sperm domain-containing protein 1, with protein sequence MQQQHRQPELVEGNLPVFVFPTELIFYADEQTSHKQVLTLYNPYEFALKFKVLCTAPNKYTVVDATGAVKPQCCVDIVIRHRDVRACHYGVYDKFRLQVSEQSQRKALGRKEVTATLRPSASQEPPSPRPLDDERRIKEQFAESEFFEQTAFQTESRPVAGGPSLLTVLLGLVCMAALMLPTLGEQESTVPLYLHLSVNKKLVAAYVLGLLTMVILRT encoded by the exons atgcagcagcagcatcgacAGCCTGAGCTGGTGGAAGGAAACCTTCCCGTGTTCGTGTTCCCCACTGAGCTCATCTTCTACGCAGATGAGCAGACGTCCCACAAGCAGGTGCTCACCCTCTACAATCCCTATGAGTTCGCCCTCAAGTTTAAAG TGCTCTGCACAGCGCCAAACAAGTACACTGTGGTGGATGCCACCGGTGCCGTCAAGCCACAATGTTGCGTTGAcat AGTCATCAGACACAGAGATGTGCGGGCCTGCCATTATGGGGTGTACGACAAGTTCCGACTGCAGGTGTCGGAGCAGAGTCAGCGGAAAGCTCTGGGTCGCAAAGAGGTGACGGCAACGCTCCGCCCCTCTGCCTCGCAGGAGCCGCCCAGCCCCCGGCCCCTAGATGATGAACGCAGAATCAAAGAGCAGTTTGCAGAAAGCGAGTTTTTTGAACAGACTGCATTTCAGACAG AGAGCCGTCCTGTTGCCGGAGGACCCAGTCTGCTGACGGTGCTGCTTGGGCTGGTGTGTATGGCCGCCCTGATGCTCCCGACGCTGGGGGAGCAAGAATCTACTGTGCCTCTCTACCTCCACTTAAGTGTTAACAAGAAACTTGTAGCTGCTTATGTTCTCG GTCTTCTTACAATGGTCATCCTACGCACATGA
- the mmgt1 gene encoding membrane magnesium transporter 1, with the protein MASSFWKGVVGVGLFALAHAAFSAAQHRSYMRLTEKENETLPIDIVLQTLLSFVMTCYGIVHIAGEFKEMDASSELKNKTFDTLRNHPSFYLFNHRGRVLFRSPEEEPSSACNQQGPPNPIRLRKLEHLH; encoded by the exons ATGGCCTCGTCGTTTTGGAAAGGTGTCGTCGGTGTCGGACTTTTTGCCTTAGCCCACGCAGCCTTCTCAGCGGCACAGC ATCGGTCATACATGCGACTCACAGAGAAGGAAAACGAGACACTACCAATTGAT ATTGTATTACAGACCCTGTTATCGTTTGTGATGACCTGTTATGGTATTGTCCACATCGCTGGAGAGTTCAAAGAAATGGATGCCTCCTCAGAGCTGAAAAACAA AACTTTTGATACACTGAGGAACCATCCATCCTTTTACCTTTTCAATCACCGGGGCCGGGTGCTTTTCCGCTCGCCGGAAGAGGAGCCCTCCTCTGCGTGCAACCAGCAAGGTCCTCCCAATCCCATACGACTACGCAAGCTGGAGCATTTGCACTGA
- the ints6l gene encoding integrator complex subunit 6: MPILLFLLDTSASMNQRTYLGTTYLDVAKGAVEVFMKLRARDPASRGDRYMLVTFDDPPYGVKAGWKENHATFMCELKNLQASGLTTLGHALRTAFDLLNLNRLVSGIDNYGQGRNPFFLEPSVIITITDGNKLTHSSGVPDELHLPLNSPLAGSELTKEPFRWDQRLFALVLRLPGAATPDTEQLGSVPTDESAITQMCEVTGGRSYCVRTQRMLNQCLESLVQKVQSGVVINFEKTGPDPVGEDISVESSRPVSSFSSQLWHSCHKLIYVRPNPKTGVPVGHWPIPESFWPDQNSPTLPPRSAHPMVRFSCVDCEPMVIDKLPFDKYELEPSPLTQYILERKSPHMCWQVFVNSSGKPNDLGQPFGYLKASTTLTCVNLFVMPYNFPVLLPLLDDLFKVHKLKPNLKWRQALEIYLKTMPPYYLMPLKKALRMMGAPNLIADAMDCGLSYSVISYLKKLSQQAKIESDRLIVSVGKKAPQETGIKVKNHSSSLSLAHRRDFKQLLQGITGEGPLRLVDINFKEFAGFQIALPNKDVKPQAYRNAFDIPRRNLLDQVTRMRSNLLRTSQKLIRGQDEDYLHSIPVAQMGNYQEYLKMMPSPLREIDPDQPKRLHTFGNPFKQDKKGMMIDEADEFVAGPQNKKRGNSNDSNSSATVKRRRSMSPLLRRPQTPPANTNHVVVGKTPVVVQGQQNLIKPIPQHKGVDGNNLVVPESNGDGGLGPESGEIWPTELDPVVENSPSLTLEEKSRVVAADQEEDIDLAEERIVEERLVEEKLVEEKLVEERLVEDCLDEQPLEDKHNCEQLSPQSELDDSDDDPAMLETIFIAPLDGSQAELRTRVIKEVRKPGRNYDAIESLLQQVKGPFNVQRYFIQHAIKEAIRFKKRVLIQQLELILAELEEKHAASLLLSNDNGR, encoded by the exons ATGCCTATCTTACTTTTCTTGTTAGACACGTCCGCCTCTATGAATCAGCGCACTTATTTGGGTACGACATATCTGGACGTTGCTAAAGGCGCGGTTGAGGTCTTTATGAAG CTGCGTGCCCGAGACCCGGCTAGTAGAGGCGACAGGTACATGCTAGTTACATTCGATGATCCACCATACGGAGTGAAG GCAGGCTGGAAGGAGAACCATGCAACCTTCATGTGCGAGCTGAAGAACCTGCAGGCGTCTGGGCTGACCACACTAGGTCACGCTCTACGTACAGCCTTTGACCTGCTTAACCTCAACCGCCTCGTCTCAGGCATCGACAACTATGGACAG GGACGAAACCCGTTCTTCCTAGAGCCATCTGTGATCATCACTATCACCGACGGGAACAAGCTTACGCACAGCTCTGGGGTGCCAGATGAG CTGCACCTGCCTCTGAACTCTCCTTTGGCTGGCAGTGAACTGACCAAAGAACCCTTTCGGTGGGACCAGCGTCTGTTTGCGTTGGTGCTGAGGCTGCCGGGAGCAGCAACACCAGACACGGAGCAGCTCGGTAGCGTCCCCACAGATGAGTCCGCAATCACCCAGATGTGTGAAGTTACTGGAG gGCGATCATACTGTGTACGGACACAGAGGATGTTGAACCAGTGTCTGGAATCTCTGGTCCAAAAGGTCCAAAGTGGAGTTGTTATTAATTTTGAGAAGACGGGGCCAGATCCCGTTGGGGAAG ATATCTCTGTGGAGTCAAGTCGTCCTGTGTCGTCCTTCAGTTCTCAGCTGTGGCACAGTTGCCACAAACTCATATACGTGCGGCCGAACCCAAAGACAGGCGTGCCAGTTGGGCATTGGCCCATACCAGAGTCCTTCTGGCCGGACCAGAATTCTCCCACGCTT CCTCCTCGCTCTGCTCACCCCATGGTGCGTTTCTCATGTGTGGACTGTGAGCCCATGGTGATTGACAAACTTCCCTTTGACAAGTATGAACTGGAGCCCTCTCCGCTCACCCAGTACATTCTGGAACGGAAATCTCCACACATGTGCTGGCAG GTGTTTGTGAACAGCAGTGGGAAGCCGAATGACCTGGGACAGCCGTTTGGCTACCTTAAAGCCAGCACCACTCTTACCTGTGTCAACCTGTTCGTCATGCCTTACAACTTCCCAGTCCTTCTCCCACTTCTCG atgatttgtttaaagtgcacaaactaaaaccaaacctCAAGTGGCGTCAGGCCTTAGAGATTTACCTGAAGACGATGCCTCCATACTACCTCATG CCCTTAAAAAAGGCCTTGAGGATGATGGGTGCACCTAATCTGATAGCAGATGCGATGGACTGCGGCCTGAGTTACAGTGTCATCTCTTATCTGAAGAAGCTCAGTCAGCAG GCAAAGATTGAGTCCGACCGTTTAATCGTGTCCGTGGGGAAGAAAGCTCCTCAAGAAACTGGCATCAAGGTGAAGAACCACTCCAGCTCTCTATCTCTAGCCCACCGGCGAGACTtcaagcagctgctgcagggaaTCACTGGGGAGGGGCCTCTTCGACTCGTGGACATCAACTTCAAAGAGTTTGCTGGCTTCCAGATCGCTCTGCCCAACAAG GATGTAAAACCTCAGGCTTATCGAAATGCCTTCGACATCCCCAGACGGAACCTTCTAGACCAGGTCACCCGAATGCGCTCCAATTTGCTGCGGACTTCACAGAAACTGATCCGAGGGCAAGACGAAG ACTATCTGCACAGTATCCCAGTGGCTCAGATGGGAAACTATCAGGAGTACCTAAAAATGATGCCGTCTCCTCTGAGAGAGATTGACCCCGACCAACCGAAACGTCTGCACACATTTGGGAATCCTTTCAAACAGGATAAGAAG GGCATGATGATCGATGAGGCAGATGAGTTTGTCGCAGGCCctcaaaataagaaaagaggaaatTCCAATGATTCCAACTCGAGTGCTACTGTGAAGAGAAGGCGAAGTATGTCCCCATTGCTGCGGCGGCCGCAGACTCCACCAGCAAACACCAACCATGTGGTGGTGGGAAAGACTCCGGTGGTGGTTCAAGGGCAGCAGAATCTCATCAAACCCATCCCACAGCACAAAG GAGTGGATGGCAACAACTTGGTGGTCCCCGAGAGTAATGGCGATGGAGGCCTTGGGCCGGAGTCGGGGGAGATCTGGCCCACTGAGTTGGACCCTGTAGTAGAAAACTCACCTTCACTGACCCTTGAGGAGAAGTCCAGGGTGGTAGCAGCTGATCAGGAAGAGGACATCGACTTGGCGGAGGAGAGAATAGTGGAGGAGAGACTAGTGGAGGAGAAACTAGTGGAGGAGAAACTAGTGGAGGAGAGACTAGTGGAGGATTGTCTAGATGAGCAGCCGCTGGAGGATAAACACAACTGTGAACAACTGAGTCCGCAGAGCGAGCTCGACGACTCTGACGATGACCCGGCAATGCTGGAGACCATTTTCATAGCACCACTAGACGGAAGCCAAGCAGAGCTGCGGACGCGGGTTATAAAGGAAGTCCGCAAACCTGGACGAA ACTACGATGCAATAGAGTCACTCCTGCAGCAGGTGAAAGGGCCTTTTAATGTTCAGAGGTACTTCATCCAACACGCCATCAAAGAGGCCATCAG GTTCAAGAAGCGGGTTCTGATCCAGCAGCTGGAGTTGATCCTTGCTGAGTTGGAGGAGAAACATGCAGCGTCTTTGCTGCTTTCCAACGACAATGGCAGATAG